A single window of Alosa alosa isolate M-15738 ecotype Scorff River chromosome 11, AALO_Geno_1.1, whole genome shotgun sequence DNA harbors:
- the LOC125303066 gene encoding NADH-cytochrome b5 reductase 2: MCDLCIQNQQQATEGNPGQCDRTAIMEDYLTVPILVAMSVLAFTLYYLMSKNGGEKSSQAPKTLLDSTIKYSLPLTEKEDISHDTKRLRFGLPSPSHVLGLPVGQHVYLSAKVNGSLVIRAYTPVSSDEDKGFVDLVVKVYHKNTHPNYPDGGKMSQYLNNMGIGDAIDFRGPNGLLVYKGNGTFAIRPDKKSEAKVRKFKHVGMIAGGTGITPMLQLIRCITSNPTDNTKCSLLFANQTEKDILLREELEEVRTSHPEQFKLWYTLDKPPQGWAYSSGFVSTEMIKDHLPAPADDVLIVMCGPPPMIQYACLPNLTKLGHKSENTFAY, from the exons ATGTGTGACCTATGTATACAGAACCAACAACAGGCTACTGAGGGTAACCCGGGGCAGTGTGACAGAACAGCAATTATGGAAGACTATCTG ACTGTGCCTATACTGGTGGCAATGTCTGTCCTGGCTTTTACCCTATATTACCTCATGTCAAAAAATGGTGGAGAGAAATCCTCACAGGCTCCCAAAACTCTCCTGGACTCAACAATTAAATACTCCCTGCCCCTCACGGAGAAGGAG GACATCAGCCATGATACCAAGCGCCTCCGCTTTGGCCTTCCATCTCCCTCCCATGTCCTTGGCCTTCCAGTGG GTCAGCATGTTTATCTCTCTGCaaaagtcaatggcagccttgtGATCCGTGCTTATACCCCAGTTTCAAGTGATGAGGACAAGGGCTTTGTTGACCTGGTTGTGAAG GTATATCACAAAAATACCCATCCAAACTACCCTGATGGGGGTAAGATGTCTCAGTACCTCAATAACATGGGCATTGGAGACGCTATTGATTTCAGAGGGCCTAATGGACTGCTCGTCTACAAGGGAAATG GAACATTTGCAATCCGTCCTGATAAAAAATCTGAGGCCAAAGTCAGGAAGTTTAAACATGTGGGAATGATTGCCGGTGGAACAG GTATTACCCCAATGCTCCAGCTGATTAGATGCATCACATCGAACCCTACCGACAACACCAAGTGCTCTCTTTTATTTGCCAACCAG acagagaaagacatcTTGTTGAGAGAGGAGTTGGAAGAGGTTCGGACAAGTCACCCAGAGCAGTTCAAACTGTGGTACACCCTGGATAAGCCACCACAGG GATGGGCGTACAGCTCAGGATTTGTAAGCACTGAGATGATTAAAGACCACCTCCCTGCACCAGCGGATGATGTGCTCATTGTGATGTGCGGCCCACCACCAATGATCCAGTACGCCTGCCTGCCAAATCTCACCAAACTGGGCCACAAGTCAGAGAACACCTTTGCCTACTAA